The following proteins are co-located in the Vigna angularis cultivar LongXiaoDou No.4 chromosome 2, ASM1680809v1, whole genome shotgun sequence genome:
- the LOC108329450 gene encoding uncharacterized protein LOC108329450, whose product MEDLGGTRFDGLSNAVRRKRSQTSRRPRPDSQPVSDGHELSPLSSTPSEDAGKISSDENVGYDANSKRKEFNLNHCVSQTSSVTGAEDDKSHKKSKKDGGFQAFYNNEPGRSGLHNKRCSEGVLAPANWRGSSKAKDSLDLESRNADLYAARNPESVNLAQFAGSQDGLGNESRVKKVKLKVGGVTRTIQANSATNGASGSGSTMKSSRSSDASRPRQKQQSNSDENNSPSDKRSGLQGVPWKDFSRGGFGLGKEESLMGKISSKNASSKLGDKSEPVRKSKRVPKRRVLDGEFGDDDDEDDEIRYLEKLKTSKVSAVYRDEEELSKKHRKLSNMENAASTRSGKDGKKKSRSDRVYEDTDYEDEEESGSEGELEDKKKKKQRKESVDVLMDSKREITLTTRQRALQSSKDASASSASLIEFPNGLPPAPPRKQKEKLSEVDQQLKKAEAAQRRRMQVEKAARESEAEAIRKILGQDSSRKKREEKIKKRQEELAQEKAANARMHASNTIKYTIGPTGTVVTFPEEMGLPSLFNSKLSYPPPREKCAGPYCSNPYKYRDSKSKLPLCSLQCYKAVQEKVVAETTC is encoded by the exons ATGGAGGATTTGGGTGGTACCCGATTTGATGGCCTCAGCAATGCtgtgaggaggaagaggagtcAGACTTCTCGCAGACCGCGACCTGATTCGCAGCCTGTTTCTGACGGTCATGAACTGTCTCCCTTGTCTTCAACGCCGTCAGAGGATGCTGGCAAGATCTCCAGTGATGAGAATGTTGGCTACGATGCAAATTCCAAGAGAAAGGAGTTCAATCTTAATCATTGTGTCTCTCAAACTTCATCGGTTACTGGAGCTGAAGACGACAAATCTCataaaaagagtaaaaaggACGGTGGGTTCCAAgcattttataataatgaacCTGGACGGAGTGGTTTGCATAATAAACGCTGTAGTGAAGGTGTTCTTGCGCCCGCAAATTGGAGAGGTTCTAGCAAAGCAAAGGATAGCTTGGATTTAGAGTCCAGAAATGCAGATTTGTATGCTGCAAGGAATCCTGAGAGTGTGAATTTGGCGCAGTTTGCTGGCTCTCAAGATGGACTGGGGAATGAGAGCCGAGTTAAAAAGGTTAAACTCAAGGTTGGCGGGGTGACACGTACTATTCAAGCCAATTCAGCAACCAATGGTGCTTCAGGAAGCGGATCAACAATGAAGAGCTCTCGCTCATCGGATGCCTCCCGACCGCGCCAAAAGCAACAG AGTAATTCAGATGAAAATAACTCTCCTTCTGACAAGAGGAGTGGTCTACAAGGCGTTCCGTGGAAGGATTTCTCAAGGGGTGGTTTTGGTCTTGGAAAGGAGGAATCATTGATGGGAAAGATTTCTTCAAAGAACGCATCTAGTAAGCTGGGCGACAAGTCTGAACCAGTTCGAAAGAGTAAGCGAGTACCAAAGAGACGTGTACTTGATGGGGAATTTGGtgatgatgacgatgaggaTGATGAGATTCGGTACTTGGAAAAGCTGAAAACATCAAAAGTTTCTGCAGTTTATAGAGACGAAGAAGAATTAAGCAAAAAACATCGAAAGCTCTCTAATATGGAAAATGCTGCCTCGACAAGGTCAGGCAAAGATGGTAAGAAAAAGTCTAGATCTGATAGAGTGTATGAGGACACCGATTATGAGGATGAAGAGGAGTCAGGGTCTGAAGGTGAGCTTgaggataagaaaaagaaaaaacagaggAAGGAGTCTGTTGATGTACTGATGGACAGTAAGAGGGAAATTACCCTCACGACTCGGCAACGAGCCCTTCAATCAAGCAAAGACGCCTCAGCATCTAGTGCTAGTTTAATTGAGTTTCCCAATGGATTACCACCTGCCCCTCCTAGAA AGCAAAAAGAGAAGCTTTCAGAGGTAGACCAGCAATTGAAGAAAGCCGAAGCTGCACAGAGGCGTAGAATGCAAGTTGAGAAGGCTGCCAGGGAATCTGAG GCTGAAGCTATCAGAAAAATACTTGGTCAAGACTCTAGTAGAAAAAAgcgagaagagaaaataaagaagcgCCAGGAAGAATTGGCACag GAAAAGGCAGCAAATGCAAGAATGCATGCGTCAAATACCATCAAATACACAATCGGCCCGACTGGAACAGTTGTGACTTTTCCTGAGGAAATGGGGTTGCCTAGCTTATTTAACTCCAAACTCAG TTATCCTCCACCTCGCGAGAAGTGTGCTGGTCCATATTGTTCAAATCCTTATAAGTATCGGGATTCAAAATCAAAACTTCCTCTTTGCAGTCTCCAATGCTACAAGGCTGTCCAGGAGAAGGTGGTGGCTGAAACTACCTGTTGA
- the LOC108327629 gene encoding GRAS family protein RAD1: protein MENDQFSSTALNLREILVGYGSTQEDVFQEKESFSGMELLGPIEDEKGTKLFEDEDQKQLQEPQVYKLLEVFNCDYDMQLKPTPQFDETTWPAKHDIESAEHNNHVSPSLASLELLRNYRSRFKRISEQNIAKPSLDHHQISTEEIIRVAGARYVQYSAHWNDSFCIPMHPYGLDFGCLSEEENRDVELAQFLLAAAERVGCHQFERASRLLLHCQLNSSPNNGSPVQRVIFHFAQALRERIDRGLGRTTAKGSEKKEEREWIQKIDTNVALTFHQNIPFNQVMQFTGIQTIVEHVASETKIHVIDFETICGVHNTILMQALTERQDCKVQLLKITALALNSCRSMIQETGKRLASFAESLNLPFLYNAVFVTDFAEIREGDFEIGEGEAVAVYSPYFLRCMVSRPDCMENLMRVIWNMKPVIMIVLEVEANHNSPIFVNRFIEALFFYSAYFDCLGSCINDENESRRKIETVLSEGIREIVAMEGRERKVRNVKIDVWRKFFARYRMVETGFSESSLYQAHLVNKEFAFGKFCTLEKNGKCIIVGWKGTPVHSVSAWRFL from the exons ATGGAAAATGATCAATTTTCATCTACAGCTTTAAATTTAAGAGAAATCCTAGTGGGTTATGGCTCTACACAAGAGGATGTGTTTCAAGAGAAAGAGAGTTTTTCTGGAATGGAATTGCTGGGACCTATTGAGGATGAAAAAGGAACCAAACTGTTCGAGGATGAAGATCAGAAACAGCTACAAGAACCCCAAGTCTATAAGTTGTTAGAAGTGTTTAACTGTGATTATGATATGCAACTGAAACCGACACCACAGTTCGATGAAACTACGTGGCCAGCGAAGCATGACATAGAATCAGCTGAACACAATAATCATGTGTCACCATCATTAGCATCCTTAGAGCTGCTGAGAAACTACAGAAGCAGATTTAAGAGGATAAGCGAGCAAAATATAGCGAAACCTTCTTTGGATCACCACCAGATATCAACTGAAGAAATTATAAGAGTAGCTGGAGCAAG ATATGTTCAGTATTCTGCACATTGGAATGATAGTTTTTGCATCCCTATGCACCCATACGGATTGGATTTTGGATGTTTGTCTGAGGAGGAAAATAGAGACGTAGAACTTGCTCAGTTTCTCCTTGCTGCAGCTGAGAGGGTAGGTTGCCACCAGTTTGAACGTGCAAGCAGATTACTTCTCCACTGTCAACTGAATTCATCACCCAATAATGGAAGCCCCGTTCAAAGAGTTATCTTTCACTTCGCCCAAGCACTTCGAGAGAGAATCGACAGAGGACTAGGAAGAACGACAGCGAAGGGAtcagagaaaaaagaagaaagggagTGGATTCAAAAGATTGACACCAATGTTGCCCTAACATTCCATCAAAATATTCCTTTCAATCAAGTCATGCAATTCACTGGAATACAAACTATAGTGGAACATGTTGCATCTGAGACCAAAATTCATGTTATTGATTTCGAAACAATATGTGGGGTGCACAATACAATATTGATGCAAGCACTGACAGAACGCCAGGATTGCAAAGTGCAACTTTTGAAGATAACTGCACTTGCACTTAATTCATGCAGAAGCATGATACAAGAGACTGGAAAAAGGTTAGCTAGTTTTGCTGAATCATTGAACTTACCCTTTTTATATAATGCAGTTTTTGTGACAGACTTTGCAGAGATAAGGGAAGgtgattttgaaattggagaGGGTGAAGCAGTGGCTGTGTACTCTCCATATTTTCTGAGGTGCATGGTATCAAGGCCAGATTGTATGGAAAACTTGATGAGGGTTATATGGAATATGAAGCCGGTTATAATGATAGTTCTTGAAGTTGAAGCAAACCATAACTCACCCATCTTTGTGAACCGGTTCATTGAAGCATTGTTCTTCTACTCAGCTTATTTTGATTGCCTTGGAAGCTGCATAAATGATGAGAATGAGAGCAGAAGGAAAATAGAAACAGTTTTATCTGAGGGGATAAGGGAAATTGTTGCAATGgaagggagagaaagaaaagttaGAAATGTGAAGATAGATGTTTGGAGAAAGTTCTTTGCAAGGTATCGAATGGTAGAAACAGGGTTTAGTGAGTCATCTCTTTACCAAGCTCACCTGGTGAACAAAGAGTTTGCTTTTGGGAAATTCTGCACTCTAGAAAAAAATGGCAAGTGTATTATAGTTGGATGGAAAGGGACCCCAGTTCATTCGGTCTCGGCTTGGAGGtttctttga